In the Streptomyces sp. BHT-5-2 genome, one interval contains:
- a CDS encoding HIT domain-containing protein, translated as MLARMTSEPEQQIGVGTQDAFQRLWTPHRMAYIQGENKPSGPGADDGCPFCTIPSKSDEDGLVVARGKRVYAVLNLYPYNGGHLMVVPFRHVADYTELDERETAELADFTKRAMVALRTASGAHGFNIGMNQGSVAGAGIAAHLHQHVVPRWGGDTNFMPVVGHTKVLPQLLADTRSMLAAAWPE; from the coding sequence ATGCTGGCCCGTATGACAAGCGAGCCGGAACAGCAGATCGGAGTCGGGACCCAGGACGCCTTCCAGCGCCTGTGGACGCCCCACCGGATGGCCTACATCCAGGGGGAGAACAAGCCGAGCGGCCCGGGCGCCGACGACGGCTGTCCGTTCTGCACCATTCCCTCGAAGTCGGACGAGGACGGCCTCGTCGTCGCCCGCGGCAAGCGGGTGTACGCGGTGCTCAACCTCTATCCGTACAACGGCGGGCACCTCATGGTCGTCCCGTTCCGCCATGTCGCCGACTACACCGAGCTCGACGAGCGGGAGACCGCGGAGCTGGCGGACTTCACCAAGCGGGCGATGGTGGCGCTGCGCACCGCCTCCGGGGCGCACGGCTTCAACATCGGGATGAACCAGGGGAGCGTGGCCGGCGCCGGTATCGCCGCCCACCTCCACCAGCACGTCGTCCCCCGCTGGGGCGGTGACACCAACTTCATGCCGGTGGTCGGGCACACCAAGGTGCTGCCCCAACTCCTCGCCGACACCCGGTCGATGCTGGCCGCTGCCTGGCCGGAGTAG